tcagttttttttttaaaattttgacTCCCAGCATCAATACCTTTTTTATTggaggagagagagttccagatttccattaccttgTGTGTGAAGAAACACTTCCTGGCATCGCTCCTGAACAGCctacctctaattttaaggttagctCTGCAACcttatggcctggctctaattttaaggttacctcTGCAACcttatggcctggctctaattttaaggttacctcTACAACcttatggcctggctctaattttaaggttacctctgcaaccttgatttttttttttcaatcaGCTGAAGGATTACTACATTGATATTTGTCTGAATAACTGGCCAGCTATTACTTGAGGTGAAGTGAATGCTGATAATGAACGATGCTCACCTCTAGGGTGAAGAGAACCTGTCAGtaaaaaagaattaggagcaggagtaggccatactgcccctcgagcatgctccgccattcaataagattatgactgatcttcaaccacaactccattttcccgcccgatccccatatccctcgattcccttagttcccaaaaatctattgatctcagtcttgaatttactcaacgactgagcatccacggccctctgggatagagaattccaaagaagcaTAAGaactgtctcctcatctcagtcctaaatggcccttaTCCTGaccatggcccctagttctagcccTGAGGGAAAACAGTCTTtctgccctctaagaattttatatgtttcaatcacatcacctctcacttttctaaactccagagaatataggcccattctactcaatctctcctgacaggacaaccctctcatgccagaaatcaatccagtgaacctttgttgtaccccCTCTAAGCAAGCatctccttccttaggtaagatgaccaaaactgtgcaccatACTCTAAGTATGGTCTTCCcaaagtcctatataattgcagcaagacttccttcctcttatactccaatctccttgcaataaaagctaaTGCACCATTTGCACATAACCATGTGCATGTGGGAATTAATAGACAAATTACACATAGTGTTGCTGGCTGTTCAAGCATGGATGCAATGAACTAATACACCCCCACTCATCCCAACAGTGCTGCTCTTCCTCCATTCAGTTAGGACCTGCTTTAGGAATCTACCCTACCACAGGTCCCAACTCTGGTGAGAGACCATTGTAGCTGAGAGTGGGAGGTGCTTGTCAACCCAAAATGTTCCCACTgatctatatatattttttaaatgttcccATTGTCCCACCATCAGACCAGCTGCTTCTGCCGGTTGTCTTTTGAGATGTAAGCGCAGATGATAAATAGCGCTCGCCcattaggcatataaataataaatgggtagtaagaggcagGGTGGAGCTGATTATGGACCAAAATGGAGGTagggggtatggctgaggtactaaatgagtactttgtatcggtcttcaccaaggaagatgatgctgccaaagtcatagtgaaagaggaggtaattgAGATACTGGATGGTATAAAAATTgatggaggtactagaaaggctggctgtacttaaagtagataactcACCAGGACctaatgggatgcatcctcggatgctgagggaagtaaaggtggaaattgtagaGGAACTGGCCATaatttttcaatcctccttggatacggcgctgtgccagaggactggagaattgtaaatgttacacccttgttcaaaaaagggtgtctggataaacccagcaactacaggccagtcagtttaacctcagtagtggagaagcttttagaaacgataatccgggacaaaattaacagtcagttGGACAAGtgcggattaattaaggaaaaccagcatagatttgttgaaggaaaatcgtgtttaactaacttgattgggtTTTTGATGCgataagagggttgatgaggggcaatgcggttgatgtgatgtACGTAgacacttccaaaaggcgtttgatgaagtgccacataataggcttgccaacaaagttgaagtccatggaataagagggacagtggcaacatggatacaaaattggctaagtgacaggaaacagagagtagtggtgaacggttgtttttcggactggaggaaagtacaCAGGGGTgtaccccaggggtcggtactaggaccacagcttttcttgatatatattaatgacttggatgtaggtgcacagggcactatttcaaaatttgcagctgacacaaaacttggaagtatagagaACAGTGAGGAGGTTCGTGAtatacttcaagaagacatagacaggctggtggaatgggcggacatgtggcagatgaaatttaatgcagaaaaatgcggtgatacattttggtatgaagaatgaggagggggcaatataaactaacgggtacaattctaaatggggtgggggggggtggggtgggggtggggtgggggggtggggtgtgggggggttgggggtgtggggggggtggtggggggcatatgtgcacaaattattgaaggtggcaagataggttgagaaagcggttaaaaaagcatacgggatcctgggcttcataaataaaggcatagagtacaaaaacaaggaatttATTATGAACCTTTTataaaaacactggttcagcctcaactggagtattgagtccaattctgggcaccgcactttaggaaggatgtgaaggccttagagagggtacacaaaagatttacatgaatggttccagggatgagggtcttcagttacatggatagactagagaagctggggttattctccttggagcagagaagattgagaggagatttgatggaggagtCTAGACaaagtagctagagagaaactgtttccattgactgaagggtcgagaaccagacaacaccgatttaaggtgactggcagatgaatcaaaggcgacataaggaaaaacttttttatgcagcaatctggaatgcactgcctgctagggtggaggaggccgattcagttgtggctttcaaaagggaattgaataagtactgaGAGAAAATAAATTTGCATGGCTACGAATAAAGggcggggagtgagactagctgaagcgctcttgcagagagtcggcacaggcttgatgggccaaatggcctccttctgtgctgtaacccttaTATGATTCTACCTCACTTACCTGTGCTTTTATGGTGGAAGCAGTAACGAGACAGTCCTTCATAAAATTAGGGAGCAGGCCACATTCTTCCTATGGGCCAGTAATTGGAAACACCTGGGGTAGGAAAAATGGAAGAAATAATATTTCGGGGTTGCGGGGGGGGCAGAGGTAAGAGTAATATCAAACAGAGACACTGACTCCCTACCAAACAGGGAACCTTCAATGAGGAATTGCATTTAAAAGGAATCTTGGCCTCGGCTCAACAGTTGGGGCACTAGTTATCCTCGGCATACCTTGGTGGGGAAGAGACAATCAGCTGGGGCTCCTGCTCACTATCCACTGTCTATATACAAAGTGTCTATAAATTCACGTAGGATAAGGATGGGATTGGGCTTGACTGCGATTGATCGTCCTccgttgaatagcctgccaacatctGTCTGTCATAACACTGAGTTTGtattttgtgtgtgttttttaacAGAAATTAGCAGACAGGAAATCCCGTCTGGACGCTGAGGAGTTATCCAAGTCCCAGCAATCCAACACCATTAGTACTGTTCAATTTGCTAGCGTTGGCACGAATACGACTGGTATTTGGCGTGGCACCAGCGGCAACAAAGTAGTGTTCCAAGAACATAGTTACTGTTTGGCTAATCCTGTCGCAGCCAAGAGGAAGATATTCCAGTTGCAAGATGAAGTGGACTACCTCCGACAACAAATAAAGATTAGCAGGCAGAGGGAACGTCGAGTGGTCAAGAAATGGAAAGGCATCAGCACCCTTCTCGTAGAGCTGAAAGAGAAAAATCTTTTGCCCAGTGGCCAGGGAGTGGAGCTTATTCAGGCTGCCTTGAGCGATGACTCATTTAAAGACATGTGAGCTCCAAAAGCACACTGGTGTTTCACCAGTGCAGGCGGCACAGTGACCAGACAAAGCATTTTTGCTTCACTTTACTCTCCACTTCTTTTGACCCTAAAGCACGCAAATGAATATTTTTTAACAAACTTTCACCCACCAAACTCGGCCATGCCTGGGTGCTTTGGTTTATTGGTTGTTGTGGTATGCTTCAGCAATTAACATAAACTGTTCATGAGTGATGCACATTGCATTTGTAGACTTGAAATGCAACCAAGCAGTGATGCTGTTGTTACAGGGGGGGGGGCACTGGTGTTTGATTTTGGTGGCAATAGACATCTGCTCACGCAACATGGCCAGATTAAGTACTTTCTCTATCATGGCTTGTCAGAAAATATTGGTCAGTTAACTCGAGCAGTGTCATGACTGTGTGTTGTTCAGTGGCTCCAGACAAATTACCAGCCAACAATGTGCCTTGACACCAGCCTCAGCAGGACAACCCTTCTGAACCAGAGTAACGTTTTTGTTTCCCGTACCAATTGCCCTCCGCGGTTGCCAATTCGTGCGCCAGATTGGGCGGTTTTGCGCTGTGGACTTGTGCACACTATAAACTAGATTGAAACTGCATTTGATACAGGATTCTCGCAGCCAGCTGCAAGAGAGTGAAGGGGAGACGTCTATCCTACCAATTGAAGAGAATAATATCGCTAATGGGTGTTGACCAGTAAAATCGGACTCTTACGTCTTTGCGAATGTCACGAGTGTCTACAGCTGGTGTTGTTTGAGCAACGTGAGGAACCTCCAGTGGATGCAGTCGTCTTCGGTACCGACTGTGACGGTAGGTCATTGCCAGCAGattaattgaatttttttttattgGAAAGAAAAATGTGGCAAATGAAAAATTATTTTGAATTTCAGGGAATCTATTAAGAATAAGTTAAGCATTTTTGCCAACCCACAGGGCGAACCAGGCTGTGTGCAATCAGGAAACTGGAAAAACAACGCCTGATAGCACAAGATAATGCAGACTTCATCTGTTGTTCGCTCTTTGTCTGTGGGACTGAAAGAGCTCACGCCTGGATGAAATATTGCCTTTCATTGAGCAACAGAGGTCACTGACAGTTCGAATGTCTCATAATAATACATCAGTGTTAtgtatttgatttaaaaaaaaaatgctttgttCTGTTTTAAGAGACCTCCAGAACCTCTGATGATGGCTCAGCTGGCTAAGGCAATGAATAGCTGAGCTGTACAGGCAAGGAAGCTTCCCTGCCTCCATCCTCGGACAGTGCGGAATTAGCCGATCTCAATCAGGGAGGGAATAGGAGTGCGAGTAATTGGTCTTATCGACTCCCAGCCCCCACTCCTCCCAGGACAGACATGGGTCCCGATCTCCCTCCTGAAAGTGTGGGATGTCGGGCGATGACCAAATTATGAATACGATACTGCCCATGATCGCATTGCCTGCTAACAATTCTAGTCTGCGGTCAGACCGGCAGAATGAGCATTTGCACAAGGCACTAGAGGGGGGAAATGGCAACCTATGGACTTGTAACCCACCAATGACCAaatggcaggggggggggaaaaggagagaaaTAAAAATCTTCTGTGGCCAAGGGTTTTTTTTTTAGATTAAGTTAAACAGAACCATGTATTAAAATGAGTTATTTGTAAAATGTCACCTATTTTTAGAATCCAAGTTCTCTCTTTTTCTTGCTCACCTGCTGAGCTGTCTTTCATCTCCACTCTTCCAAATGTAGTCAGGACCATTTAAATGACAAATTTTCAAATATAATAAAAAGCCTTTTATGTCCtcaagatgccccaaagcactttacagccaatcaagtactttttgaagtgtagtcaccattgcaagtgtgaaacacagcagctaatttgcacacagcaaactcccacaaacagcaaccaaataatctgttttagtgatgttgatattgtgtacagttttggtctcctaatcctgaggaaggacattcttgctattgagggagtgcagcgaaggttcatcagactgattcccgggatggcaggactgacatatgaagaaagactggatcgactcggcttatattcactggagtttagaagaatgagaggggatctcatagaagcatataatattctgacaggattggataatttagatgcagcaagaatattcccgatgttggggaagtccagaaccaggggtcacagtctaaggataaggggtaagccatttaggactgagatgaggagaaacttcttcaatcagaattgtgaacctgtggaattttctaccacagaaagttgttgaggccagttcgtttgatatattcaaaagggagttagatgtggtccttacggctaaagggatcaaggagtatggagagaaagcaggaatgaggtactgaagttgcatgatcatattgagtggtggtgcaggctcgaagggctgaatggcctactcctgcacctattttctatgtttctatgattgagggataaatattggccaggtcaccggggataacttccctgctttacttcaaaatactgccatgggatcttttacgtctaccaaaAATAGAGAGACAAAAGcagaagacagaaaggagatgagtaaaagtggaggtgggagaaacccaaggcaaaaaacaaaaagggccactgaatgaatataaaagggctgcaggaggggtcaaaactaaaaatcatggttttaaaaactagtattaaaacactctacctaaacgaacacagcattcgaaataaagtaaatgagttgacggcacaaacattacaaatgggtatgatttggtggccattacagaaacgtggttgcagggtggccaagactgggaattaaacatacaggggtatctgacaattcggaaagatagacaagaagggaaaggaggtggggtagctctgttaataaaggatgatatcagggcagttgtgagagatgatattggctctaatgaacaaaatgttgaatcattgtgggtggagattagagatagtaaggggaaaaagtcacgggtgggcgtagtttataggcccccaaataataacttcacggtggggcgggcaataatcaagggaataatggaggcatgtgaaaaaggaacggcagtagtcatgggggattttaacctacatatcgattggtcaaatcaaatcgcactgggtagcctggaggaggaattcatagaatgcatgctggattgtttcttggaacagtatgttacagaacctacaagggagcaagctatcttagatctggtcctgtgtaatgagacaggaataataaacgatctcctagtaaaagatcctctcggaatgagtgatcacagtatggttgaatttgtaatacagattgagggtgaggaagtagtgtctcaaacgagcgtactatgcttaaacaaaggggactacagtgggatgagggcagagttggctaaagtagactggaaacacagactaaacggtggcacaattgaggaacagtggaggacttttaaggagctctttcatagtactcaacaaaaatatattccagtgaaaaagaagggataaccagccttggataaccaaggaaataaaggagagtatcaaattaaaaaccaatgcgtataaggtggccaaggttagtgggaaattagaagattgggaaaattttaaacgacagcaaagaaaggaaagatagattacgaaggtaaacttgcgcaaaacatagtaaaagcttttacagatatataaaacggaaaagagtgactaatgtaaatgttggcccctttagaagatgagaagggggatttaataatgggaaatgtggaaatggctgagacctgaaacaattattttgcttcggtcttcacagtggaagacaaagaaaccatgccagaaattgctggtcacaggaatgtgggaagggaggaccttgagacaatcactatcactagggggggtagtgctggacatgctaatgggactcaaggtagacaagtcccctggtcctgatgaaatgcatcccagggtattaaaagagatggcggaagttatagcagatgcattcgttataatctaccaaaattctctcgactctggggagataccagcggattggaaagcagctaatgtaacgcctctgtttaaaaaagggggcagacaaaaaggccggtaactataggccggttagtttagtctgtggtggggaaaatgcttgaaactatcattgaggaagaaatagcgggacatctagatagaaatagtgcaatcaaacagactcatgaaggagaaatcatgtttaactaatttactggaattctttgaggttataacgagcatggtggatagaggtgtaccgatggatgtggtgtatttagattttcaaaagacatgcgataaggtgccacacaaaaggttactgcagaagataaaggtacacggagtcagtggaaatgtattagcatggatagagaattggctggctagaaagcagagagtcgggaaaaatgggtccttttcgggttggaaatcggtggttagtggtatgccacagggattggtgccgggaccacaactgtttacaataaacatagatgacctggaagaggggacagagtgtagtgtaacacaattttcagatgacacacagattagtgggaaagcgggttgtgaagaggacacagaggctgcaaagagatttagataggttaagcgaatgtatTCCATCTTGCAAACCTTAgcccaatgtcggaaagtgtgaggtcatccaccttgggggggggggggaacagtaaaagggaatattatttgaatggggagaaattacaacatgctgcggtgcagagggacctgggggtccttgtgcatgaaactcttttgagttaacctgcagaaacataaaacattaaaaccatgccacccgatctgggtgacacagcagacattttcaaggcccctttttttttttggtttttgtttttttttttggggcgctaaaatcaaatttttccagtgccccctataaaaggggagggggacactaaaagcaccggcaattaaaacaaattaaacttaaaaacgtaaaatcaaattaaaatttggttgccgggcgtgatgatgcactccagtccctccggtgcccacctctcgcggaaggccgcgagcgtaccggtggacaccgcgtgctccatctccaaggacaccctggaccggatgtaagagcggaagagaggcaggcagtcaggttgaacgaccccctcgaccgcccgctgcctggaccggctgatggcacccttggccgtgcccaggagcagtcctacgaggaggccttcggacctacccgctcccctccgcacagggttccttgtgcatgaatcccaaaaagttagtttgcaggtgcaacaggtaatcaggaaggcgaatggaatgttggccttcattgcgagagggatggagtacaaaagcagggaggtccttctgcaactgtacaggttattggtgaggccgcacctggagtactgcgtgcagttttggtcaccttacttaaggaaggagatactggctttggagagggtacagagacgattcactaggctgattctggagatgagggggttaccttatgatgatagattgagtagactgggtctttactcgttggagttcagaaggatgaggggtgatctaatagaaacatttaaaataatgaaagggatagacaagatagaggcagagaggttgtttccactggtcggagagactagaactagggggcacagcctcaaaatacaggggagccaatttaaaaccgagttgagaaggaatttcttctcccagagtgttgtgaatctgtggaattctctccccaaggaagcagttgtggctagctcattgaatgtattcaagtcacagatagatagatttttaaccaataagggaattaacttGCTGTTCTATAGTGTCCCAAGAACTAAGGAAAAGCAGTTTCCGTGTAAAACAGTGATGTTGCTACCTGGAAAATACCTTTTCTGTGATATTTGCATAATACAGTTGAGAAAAGCCCATGTGCTACCTGATGTCTAGTTCCCTGTGTCGGGATCAAATAGTCTTTATTGCCCCTTTTTTCACTTTTTTATCACTTCCCAATTCTCCAGCGTTCTGCTCTCATCTCGATTGTAATTTTTTTCCTGCTcaaatcagtaaccagaggacaccgacttaaaataaaagaaccagaggcgagatgagatttttttttttaatgcagtgagttataatctggaatgaactgcctgaaagggtggtggaagcagattgaataatgggcctgaaattcgggtcggtggcttccttcggacgaacgcttcCGACCCGAGAGTTTTTTTAACGAAATTACCTGGCGGCCCCGGAGGCACCTGCGATCGCGGTGGgaggccttctctccctgcacttCGGCGTGTGCACCCCCATCCTCGCGGTTCGCACAAAGAAGGTGGAGTTACGTGTGACTggccaaccaatcacggtacagtattctcattgatagcaatgagaactccgtatctgagTTCTTATTGCTAGCAATCGGAAAAGAAAACAAAACACGTTAAACACAACATACAAAAAAAAACCCTCaccataattaaaattaaatgttttaggggaAAAAATTTCggattagaaaaaatatatattttaatagggtttaaaataaacttagcttagTGGATCGGGTTattaacataaaaataaaattgaaatacacatttttatgttttaaaactcttagccTACCTTTACCAGCGTATcagcctgcttttaccaagcgcaagagttttaaggacattcactgggcaagagttgggcaaatagcccaatctcgccggcgcaaatgtcctggatgtggaggatctgtcaagccaacgCTTCATGGATCAGAAAGGCCAGTTTTTGGCGTATGTGCATTGCTTAGTGGATCGGGTTTTTaacataaaggccgcgagaggcagcgggagttcgtggtcgctgaggcgtgagtccggggatcagcagaggccgataaaaggccgcgagaggcgtgccggtgcagctacagggaggaggcaaaaaagaagtagaaagaaacagaaaggtgacgtcacagccaagggggtaagtgattggctggtgattggtgagtagcttttcttttttcttttcgatatcaatgagtaacttttaacattgttgttgccaatttaagtgtgtcgaagggttaagtcatggcaggagagctcggtcgggtgttatgctcctcctgtaccatgtgggaactcggggacacttccggtttccctgacgactacgtgtgcgggaagtgtatctgcctccagctcctgacggaccgcgttgtggaattggagctgagggtggattcactctggagcatccacgatgctgagaatgacgtgagtagcacgtgtagcgagttggtcttaccgcaggagaagggtccacagccagatagggaatggaagactagcaggaagagtagtgcaaagaaggtagtgcaggggtcccctgtggtcatccccctgcaaaaccgctttgagtgctgttgggggggatgactcatcaggggagggcagcagcagccaagttcatggcaccgtggctggctctgttgcacaggagggcaggaaaaagagtgggagagcgatagtgacaggggattcaattgtgaggggaataga
This DNA window, taken from Pristiophorus japonicus isolate sPriJap1 chromosome 5, sPriJap1.hap1, whole genome shotgun sequence, encodes the following:
- the LOC139264712 gene encoding THAP domain-containing protein 2-like, which translates into the protein MPTSCAAYGCSAVYKKNTDTSFHRFPSNPGRRTEWIRRVRRVNFKPSKHTFLCSKHFEQPCFDRTGQTRRLREDAVPTIFDFPPQIQKKLADRKSRLDAEELSKSQQSNTISTVQFASVGTNTTGIWRGTSGNKVVFQEHSYCLANPVAAKRKIFQLQDEVDYLRQQIKISRQRERRVVKKWKGISTLLVELKEKNLLPSGQGVELIQAALSDDSFKDM